One window of Daphnia carinata strain CSIRO-1 chromosome 7, CSIRO_AGI_Dcar_HiC_V3, whole genome shotgun sequence genomic DNA carries:
- the LOC130694871 gene encoding ecdysone receptor-like: MEVEQLERSTVSSGAGRVFYRPASRNRINSMEGVVISGGAESQQQQQRIRLASSVLSVATIIKTEPRNSDSPTTTPLQQQQQQHNSSSSCSSPSPSSASSIRRSRSRISTGGGSPLGSSPSPTSPSAAMHPISMSLLHSSSPSSSHHHHPHHPHQSFYGGGSTTPTLVGASASGSVHSPSPLKRSRHINNNNNSNSAMEEWLPSPGQMSVDSMSPPPPPSSSSMSMRADGLLEPGQQQQLQQQRASSNGHSTLPPSVISSSNGYSPSPMSTGSYEPPFSPGGGGGKLGREDLSPPGSVNGGGYSVDSFADAKKKKGPVPRQQEELCLVCGDRASGYHYNALTCEGCKGFFRRSITKNAVYQCKYGNGCDIDMYMRRKCQECRLKKCLTVGMRPECVVPEYQCAVKREAKKAQKEKDRPNSSSLGSPEMKEPEVKAVHHQQQQQQQQQQMQQQQQQLQQHIHVVDEKPMVVCGAPSGGSNGLAVKPLSPEQEELINRLVYFQEEFDQPSEEDLRKISTSGMHESDSEAKFKHITEMTILTVQLTVEFSKRLPGFDTLLREDQITLLKACSSEVMMLRCARRYDANTDSIVFANNLPYTRDSYNMAGVGDTAEPLFRFGKQMSVMKVDNAEYALLTAIVIFSERPGLVEARKVEKIQEIYLEALQAYVMNHRARPMTEFAKLLSVLTELRTLGNLNSEMCFSLKLKNKKLPPFLAEIWDVHS; encoded by the exons atggaAGTGGAACAGCTGGAACGTTCGACAGTCTCTTCTGGCGCGGGCCGTGTATTTTATCGGCCGGCGTCGCGTAATCGAATCAACAGTATGGAAGGTGTGGTGATAAGTGGTGGCGCAGagagtcagcaacaacagcagagaATCCGGTTGGCATCTTCCGTCCTATCGGTGGCCACCATCATCAAGACGGAACCGCGCAACTCCGATTCACCCACGACCACACCtctccaacaacaacaacaacaacacaactcttcttcttcttgttcttctccTTCTCCGTCCTCTGCTAGTTCGATCCGTCGATCACGTTCCCGCATCAGTACAGG GGGAGGCAGCCCATTGGGTAGTTCGCCGTCACCGACATCGCCATCTGCCGCAATGCACCCGATCTCTATGTCGTTGCTACATTCATCGTCTCCGTCATCTTCGCATCATCACCATCCGCACCATCCGCATCAATCGTTTTACGGAGGAGGATCGACGACGCCTACGTTGGTAGGGGCGTCGGCCAGCGGATCGGTCCACTCTCCGAGCCCATTGAAGCGATCCAGgcacatcaacaacaacaacaacagcaacagcgcTATGGAAGAATGGTTACCTTCGCCCGGCCAAATGTCTGTCGATTCCATGTCGCCACCGCCTCCGCCCAGCAGCTCGTCCATGTCGATGAGGGCAGACGGCCTTCTAGAGCCGGGACAGCAGCAACAATTGCAACAGCAACGCGCGTCCAGCAATGGCCATTCGACCTTACCGCCGTCGGTCATCTCATCGTCGAACGGCTATTCACCGTCGCCCATGTCGACGGGCAGCTACGAGCCGCCGTTCAGCCCTGGCGGTGGAGGAGGCAAATTAg GTCGTGAGGATTTGTCTCCACCGGGCAGCGTCAATGGCGGCGGCTACTCTGTCGACAGTTTTGCCGatgccaagaagaagaaaggtcCCGTACCCAGACAGCAAGAGGAATTGTGTTTGGTATGCGGCGACAGAGCTTCTGGTTATCACTACAACGCCCTCACCTGCGAAGGATGCAAAG GATTCTTCCGGCGGAGTATAACGAAGAATGCCGTCTACCAGTGCAAATACGGAAACGGCTGCGACATTGACATGTACATGCGGCGAAAGTGCCAAGAGTGCCGGCTAAAGAAGTGCCTCACGGTCGGCATGCGGCCCGAAT GTGTCGTTCCAGAGTACCAGTGCGCTGTCAAGCGAGAAGCCAAGAAAGCGCAAAAGGAAAAGGACCGGCCCAATTCCAGCTCTTTGGGATCTCCCGAAATGAAAGAGCCCGAAGTCAAGGCTGTccaccaccagcagcagcaacaacagcagcagcagcaaatgcagcaacagcagcaacaattaCAGCAGCACATACAC GTGGTGGACGAGAAACCCATGGTCGTGTGCGGCGCTCCCAGCGGAGGCAGCAACGGATTGGCCGTCAAACCCCTCAGTCCCGAACAGGAGGAGCTCATTAACCGGCTCGTCTACTTCCAAGAAGAATTCGATCAACCGTCCGAAGAGGATCTGAGAAAGATTTCG ACGTCCGGAATGCACGAGTCGGACAGCGAAGCCAAGTTCAAGCACATTACGGAGATGACGATCCTGACGGTGCAGCTGACGGTGGAATTCTCCAAGCGGCTGCCCGGCTTCGACACGTTACTGCGAGAGGACCAGATCACTTTGCTCAAAGCCTGTTCCAGTGAAGTGATGATGCTAAGGTGCGCCCGCCGCTACGACGCCAACACGGACTCTATCGTCTTCGCCAACAACCTGCCCTACACGAGAGACTCGTACAACATGGCCGGCGTCGGAGACACGGCCGAGCCGCTCTTTCGTTTCGGCAAGCAAATGTCCGTCATGAAAGTCGACAATGCCGAATACGCGCTACTCACCGCCATCGTCATCTTCTCTG AACGGCCGGGATTGGTGGAGGCGCGCAAGGTCGAGAAGATCCAGGAGATTTACCTGGAGGCGCTTCAAGCTTACGTGATGAACCACAGGGCGCGGCCGATGACCGAGTTCGCCAAGCTCCTATCGGTGCTGACCGAGTTACGAACGCTCGGCAACCTCAACTCGGAGATGTGCTTCTCGCTCAAgctcaaaaacaagaaactgCCGCCCTTCCTCGCCGAAATCTGGGACGTTCACTCTTGA